A genomic segment from Pseudoduganella chitinolytica encodes:
- the ccoP gene encoding cytochrome-c oxidase, cbb3-type subunit III produces MSDFTNNFWNLYIVVLTVLGVLGCAVLLYSQSKYKVAKHNGPVGTTGHVWDEDLTELNTPMPRWWMWMFYLTIVFGIAYLFLYPGLGYAGKLGWNSAKEYKAELAKADSEYGPLFEKYRQQDLKAVAADPQAHAIGERLFLTYCAQCHGSDARGNKGFPNLTDKDWLHGGAPDAIKQTIMNGRHGVMPPMGAALGSDKDIENVAHYVLSLSGSAASDPIKSVFGKSKFSVCMACHGAGGVGNQAMGAPNLADKTWLYGGSAETIMETIRKGRDNTMPAFGDFLGEPKVHVLSAYVWSLSNETR; encoded by the coding sequence ATGTCTGACTTTACCAACAACTTCTGGAACCTGTACATCGTCGTGCTGACGGTACTGGGCGTGCTCGGTTGCGCCGTGCTGCTGTACTCGCAATCGAAGTACAAGGTCGCCAAGCACAATGGTCCCGTCGGCACGACGGGCCACGTGTGGGACGAGGACCTGACGGAACTGAACACGCCGATGCCGCGCTGGTGGATGTGGATGTTCTACCTGACGATCGTGTTCGGCATCGCCTACCTGTTCCTGTATCCGGGCCTGGGTTATGCCGGCAAGCTGGGTTGGAACTCGGCCAAGGAATACAAGGCCGAACTGGCCAAGGCCGACAGCGAGTATGGTCCCCTGTTCGAGAAATACCGCCAGCAGGACCTGAAGGCCGTCGCGGCCGACCCGCAGGCACATGCCATCGGCGAGCGGCTGTTCCTGACCTATTGCGCGCAGTGCCACGGTTCCGACGCGCGCGGCAACAAGGGCTTCCCGAACCTGACGGACAAGGACTGGCTGCACGGCGGCGCCCCTGATGCGATCAAGCAGACCATCATGAACGGCCGTCATGGCGTGATGCCGCCGATGGGCGCCGCGCTGGGTTCGGACAAGGACATCGAGAACGTCGCCCACTACGTGCTGAGCCTCTCCGGCAGCGCCGCCTCCGACCCGATCAAGAGCGTGTTCGGCAAGTCGAAGTTCTCGGTCTGCATGGCCTGCCACGGCGCCGGCGGCGTGGGCAACCAGGCGATGGGGGCACCCAACCTGGCCGACAAGACGTGGCTGTACGGCGGCAGCGCCGAGACGATCATGGAAACGATCCGCAAGGGCCGCGACAACACGATGCCCGCATTCGGCGACTTCCTGGGCGAACCCAAGGTCCACGTGCTGTCCGCCTACGTGTGGAGCCTGTCGAACGAAACCAGGTAA
- a CDS encoding cbb3-type cytochrome oxidase subunit 3, whose protein sequence is MAIEHIFDSASSVMTVVSFITFAGIWTWAWSKRKQADFAQAAQLPFADEEKQDV, encoded by the coding sequence ATGGCGATCGAGCATATTTTTGACAGCGCCAGCAGCGTCATGACGGTGGTTTCGTTCATCACGTTCGCCGGCATCTGGACCTGGGCCTGGTCCAAGCGCAAGCAGGCCGACTTCGCACAAGCCGCGCAACTGCCGTTCGCGGACGAGGAGAAACAAGATGTCTGA
- the ccoO gene encoding cytochrome-c oxidase, cbb3-type subunit II, which yields MKFSHEWIEKNPWLLIALVTLVVSVGGAVEIVPLFFQKSTTEPVAGLTRYTPLHLAGRDIYVREGCYACHSQMVRPFRAETERYGHYSVAGEFVFDRPFQWGSKRTGPDLARVGGRYSDEWHRTHLQNPRDVVPESNMPGYPWLAKTKLDAPGIVPKLRALQRLGDGYTEAQIAAAPAELMDKTEEDALIAYLQGLGTLIKSRN from the coding sequence ATGAAATTTTCACATGAATGGATCGAGAAGAACCCCTGGCTGCTGATCGCCCTCGTCACGCTGGTCGTGTCGGTGGGCGGCGCGGTGGAGATCGTGCCGCTGTTCTTCCAGAAGTCGACGACGGAACCCGTGGCCGGCCTGACACGCTACACCCCGCTGCACCTCGCGGGCCGTGACATCTACGTGCGCGAAGGCTGCTACGCCTGCCACTCGCAGATGGTGCGCCCGTTCCGCGCCGAGACCGAGCGCTATGGCCACTACTCGGTGGCCGGCGAATTCGTGTTCGACAGGCCATTCCAGTGGGGCTCGAAGCGCACGGGTCCCGACCTGGCCCGCGTGGGTGGCCGCTACAGCGACGAATGGCACCGCACCCACCTGCAGAACCCGCGCGACGTGGTGCCGGAATCGAACATGCCCGGCTACCCGTGGCTGGCGAAGACGAAGCTGGACGCACCAGGCATCGTGCCGAAGCTGCGCGCGCTGCAGCGCCTGGGCGACGGCTACACGGAGGCGCAAATCGCCGCCGCGCCGGCCGAGCTGATGGACAAGACGGAAGAAGACGCGCTGATCGCCTACCTGCAGGGCCTCGGCACGCTGATCAAGTCGAGGAATTGA
- the ccoN gene encoding cytochrome-c oxidase, cbb3-type subunit I translates to MEQQLNYNYKVVKQFAIATVVWGIIGMLVGVIIAAQLAWPALNFDIPWLTYGRLRPLHTNGVIFAFGISGLFATSYYVVQRTCQVRLFSDKLAAFTFWGWQAVLLSAVVTLPMGLTRGKEYAELEWPITILIAIVWIAYAIVFFGTIVKRKVKHIYVANWFFGGYILAVTILHVVNGMSMPASLTKSYSMYTGVQDAMIQWWYGHNAVGFILTAGYLGMVYYFIPKQAERPVYSYRLSIVHFWALIFTYMWAGPHHLHYTALPDWTQSLGMVFSLILLAPSWGGMINGIMTLSGAWHKLRTDPILKLMIVSLSFYGMATFEGPMMSIKTVNSLSHYTDWGIAHVHGGALGWVGFITMGSIYYLLPRLAGREKMYSTRLIDLHFWVATIGIVLYIAAIWIAGVMQGLMWRAVNPDGTLTYTFVESVKATYPYYVVRFVGGLMYLSGMVVMGYNTFMTLRGRETPVAAIPQLKAA, encoded by the coding sequence ATGGAACAACAACTGAACTACAACTACAAGGTCGTGAAGCAGTTCGCGATTGCGACCGTAGTGTGGGGCATCATCGGCATGCTCGTCGGCGTCATCATCGCCGCCCAGCTGGCCTGGCCCGCACTGAACTTCGACATTCCCTGGCTGACGTACGGCCGGCTGCGCCCGCTGCATACCAATGGCGTCATCTTCGCGTTCGGCATCAGTGGCCTGTTCGCCACCTCGTACTACGTCGTGCAACGGACCTGCCAGGTACGCCTGTTCTCCGACAAGCTGGCCGCCTTCACGTTCTGGGGCTGGCAAGCCGTCCTCCTGTCGGCCGTCGTCACGCTGCCGATGGGACTCACGCGCGGCAAGGAATACGCCGAACTGGAATGGCCGATCACGATCCTGATCGCCATCGTCTGGATCGCGTACGCCATCGTCTTCTTCGGCACGATCGTCAAGCGCAAGGTCAAGCACATCTACGTGGCCAACTGGTTCTTCGGCGGCTACATCCTGGCCGTGACGATCCTGCACGTGGTGAACGGCATGAGCATGCCCGCCTCGCTGACGAAGTCGTACTCGATGTACACCGGCGTGCAGGACGCGATGATCCAGTGGTGGTACGGCCACAACGCCGTGGGCTTCATCCTGACGGCCGGCTACCTGGGCATGGTGTACTACTTCATCCCGAAACAGGCCGAGCGCCCCGTGTATTCGTATCGCCTGTCGATCGTGCACTTCTGGGCCCTGATCTTCACCTACATGTGGGCCGGTCCGCACCACCTGCACTACACGGCGCTGCCCGACTGGACGCAATCGCTGGGCATGGTGTTCTCGCTGATCCTGCTGGCACCGTCGTGGGGCGGCATGATCAACGGCATCATGACGCTGTCGGGCGCCTGGCACAAGCTGCGCACCGATCCGATCCTCAAACTCATGATCGTCTCGCTGTCGTTCTACGGCATGGCCACGTTCGAAGGCCCGATGATGTCGATCAAGACCGTCAACTCGCTGTCGCACTACACCGACTGGGGCATCGCCCACGTCCACGGCGGCGCGCTGGGCTGGGTCGGCTTCATCACGATGGGTTCCATCTACTACCTGCTGCCGCGCCTCGCCGGCCGCGAAAAGATGTACAGCACCCGCCTGATCGACCTGCACTTCTGGGTCGCCACCATCGGCATCGTCCTGTACATCGCCGCGATATGGATCGCCGGTGTCATGCAGGGCCTGATGTGGCGCGCCGTGAACCCGGACGGCACGCTGACCTACACCTTCGTGGAAAGCGTCAAGGCCACCTACCCGTACTACGTGGTGCGCTTCGTCGGCGGCCTGATGTACCTGTCCGGCATGGTCGTCATGGGCTACAACACCTTCATGACCCTGCGCGGTCGCGAAACCCCGGTGGCCGCCATCCCGCAACTCAAGGCGGCTTAA
- the ccoS gene encoding cbb3-type cytochrome oxidase assembly protein CcoS: MESLFLLVPLSIALVFGALWVFFKASDDGQFEDLEGPALRILHDDDTPDR; the protein is encoded by the coding sequence ATGGAATCGCTGTTCTTGCTCGTTCCCCTCAGCATCGCGCTGGTCTTCGGCGCGCTGTGGGTCTTCTTCAAGGCTTCCGACGACGGCCAGTTCGAGGACCTGGAAGGTCCCGCGCTGCGCATCCTGCACGACGACGACACGCCCGACCGCTGA
- a CDS encoding heavy metal translocating P-type ATPase: protein MSALPQPLACFHCGLPVPEDARWHVPIDGIDRAMCCPGCEAVARTIVDIGQASYYRERTGFAATAGTAADLVPPELRLYDSDPLYSADGTEQAEAVLLVEGIRCAACVWLIEHRLLKIDGVTAASLNVATERLTVRWRQDAVKLSDLLQALRTIGYTAFPYDAARHSEQLRKTSRTLGRQLFVAGLSMMQVMMYVAPAYMAEDGTLDADMAALMRWASLLLTLPAIVYSAQPFFAGAWASLRARVLGMDVPVALGIGAAFLGSVVATWRGSGDVYFDSVTMFIFLLLASRYLELLARRKAAGALERMQHALPASASKLAGWPARDSTVVPAAALVADDHIAVKPGEAFSADGVIVEGRTAVDLALLTGESVPQPKGPGDAVPGGAVNTSSAVVLRVTKPVADSTLSGLLKLVERAGAAKPRIAQWADKAASRFVLALLLFAIATLAFWSWHDPARAWPVAIAVLVVSCPCALSLATPSALAAATDSLLAKGILVVQPHVLETLHRATHIVFDKTGTLTTGRPTVQAVHTFNDMDSATAAQLAAALEAGSLHPIGRAIAAHADALPHLVTWHAEDLLELPGQGLEGTVAGQRYRLGNASFAAMLAGSAPPDTNAGADATTVWLVSQGRWLACFAVSDSLRTDAQRTVDLFRSHGKQVVLLSGDRQALADQVAQRLGIGIALGDCLPEQKLAYVQRLQAAGAVVAMVGDGINDAAVLSAADVSFAMSSGAALAQVHADTVLLHGQLGMVGETAAMAAATMRVIRQNLAWATVYNIVAIPAAAFGLLGPWLAGVGMAASSAIVIVNALRLRAR from the coding sequence ATGAGCGCCCTGCCGCAACCGCTGGCGTGCTTCCATTGCGGCTTGCCGGTACCGGAGGACGCGCGCTGGCACGTGCCCATCGACGGCATCGACCGCGCCATGTGCTGCCCCGGCTGCGAAGCGGTGGCCCGCACCATCGTCGACATCGGCCAGGCCAGCTACTACCGTGAACGCACGGGCTTTGCCGCGACCGCCGGCACGGCGGCCGACCTGGTACCGCCGGAATTGCGTCTGTACGACAGCGATCCCCTCTACAGCGCGGACGGCACGGAGCAGGCCGAAGCCGTGCTGCTGGTCGAAGGCATCCGCTGCGCCGCCTGCGTGTGGCTGATCGAACACCGGCTCTTGAAAATCGACGGGGTCACGGCGGCCAGCCTGAACGTCGCCACCGAACGATTGACGGTGCGCTGGCGCCAGGATGCCGTCAAGTTGTCGGATCTGCTGCAGGCCCTGCGCACGATCGGCTATACGGCATTCCCGTACGACGCGGCGCGCCACAGCGAGCAGCTGCGCAAGACCAGCCGGACGCTGGGACGCCAGCTGTTCGTGGCCGGATTGTCGATGATGCAGGTGATGATGTACGTGGCGCCCGCCTACATGGCGGAAGACGGCACGCTCGACGCCGACATGGCCGCGCTGATGCGCTGGGCCAGCCTGCTGCTGACGTTGCCCGCTATCGTCTATTCGGCGCAGCCGTTCTTTGCCGGCGCGTGGGCCAGCCTGCGCGCGCGCGTGCTGGGGATGGATGTCCCCGTCGCGCTGGGCATCGGCGCCGCCTTCCTCGGCAGCGTGGTGGCCACGTGGCGCGGCAGCGGCGACGTGTATTTCGATTCCGTCACGATGTTCATCTTCCTGCTGCTGGCCAGCCGCTACCTGGAGCTGCTGGCACGGCGCAAGGCGGCCGGCGCACTGGAACGCATGCAGCACGCACTGCCCGCATCGGCCAGCAAGCTGGCAGGCTGGCCGGCACGTGACAGCACCGTCGTGCCGGCCGCCGCGCTGGTGGCGGACGACCATATCGCCGTCAAGCCGGGTGAAGCGTTTTCGGCGGATGGCGTCATCGTCGAGGGCCGCACGGCCGTCGACCTGGCGCTGCTGACGGGCGAAAGCGTGCCGCAGCCGAAGGGCCCGGGCGACGCGGTACCGGGCGGCGCCGTCAACACCAGCAGCGCCGTGGTGCTGCGCGTCACCAAACCGGTGGCCGACAGCACCCTGTCGGGACTATTGAAATTGGTGGAGCGGGCCGGTGCGGCCAAGCCCCGCATCGCCCAATGGGCCGACAAGGCCGCCTCGCGCTTCGTGCTGGCGCTGCTGTTGTTCGCCATTGCCACGTTGGCATTCTGGAGCTGGCATGACCCCGCGCGCGCCTGGCCCGTGGCGATCGCCGTGCTGGTGGTGTCGTGCCCGTGCGCGTTGTCGCTGGCGACGCCGTCCGCATTGGCGGCCGCCACCGACAGCCTGCTGGCCAAGGGCATCCTGGTCGTGCAGCCGCACGTGCTGGAGACGCTGCACCGCGCCACCCATATCGTGTTCGACAAGACCGGTACGCTGACCACCGGCCGGCCCACCGTGCAAGCGGTCCACACCTTCAACGACATGGACAGTGCCACGGCCGCGCAGCTGGCGGCGGCGCTGGAAGCGGGCAGCCTGCATCCGATCGGCCGCGCCATCGCCGCGCATGCCGACGCGCTGCCGCACCTCGTCACCTGGCACGCGGAGGACCTGCTGGAGTTGCCGGGCCAGGGGCTGGAGGGCACCGTCGCCGGCCAGCGTTACCGTCTCGGCAATGCGTCCTTTGCCGCCATGCTGGCCGGCAGCGCGCCGCCCGACACCAATGCGGGTGCCGACGCCACGACCGTCTGGCTGGTGTCGCAAGGGCGCTGGCTGGCGTGCTTCGCCGTCAGCGACAGCTTGCGCACGGACGCGCAGCGGACGGTGGACCTGTTCCGATCCCACGGCAAACAGGTCGTGCTGCTGAGCGGCGATCGCCAGGCCCTGGCGGACCAGGTCGCGCAGCGGCTCGGCATCGGCATCGCCTTGGGCGACTGCCTGCCGGAACAGAAGCTGGCATACGTCCAGCGCCTGCAGGCGGCCGGCGCTGTCGTCGCGATGGTGGGCGACGGCATCAACGACGCGGCCGTGCTGAGCGCCGCCGACGTCTCGTTCGCGATGAGCTCGGGCGCGGCGCTGGCGCAGGTGCACGCCGACACCGTGCTGCTGCATGGTCAATTGGGCATGGTCGGCGAGACGGCGGCGATGGCTGCGGCCACGATGCGCGTGATCCGCCAGAACCTGGCCTGGGCCACCGTGTACAACATCGTCGCCATCCCGGCTGCCGCCTTCGGCCTGCTGGGCCCATGGCTCGCGGGCGTGGGCATGGCCGCCAGCTCCGCCATCGTCATCGTCAACGCACTGCGCCTGCGCGCGAGGTAA
- a CDS encoding sulfite exporter TauE/SafE family protein: MSLNLLPVFAVGLAGSVHCIGMCGGIVGALSAGAPRRAIPIVPAGGTAALALADSGVARVLAYNAGRIGSYMVAGALAAGLANGAASLARVAAWQGIAYLLANAMLVALGLYLMDAWRGLAHVEQAGRILWRRVQPLMKPLLPMDTLPKAFALGGLWGWVPCGMVYSVLLTALLSGSAAGGAAVMLAFGLGTLPMLLALGLAGARLRATLQQRRVRIACGLLVLAFGLLGIARYAGGLPHGWLDALCVGTP; this comes from the coding sequence ATGTCGCTCAACCTGCTTCCCGTGTTTGCCGTCGGCCTGGCCGGCAGCGTGCATTGCATCGGTATGTGCGGCGGCATCGTCGGCGCGCTGAGCGCCGGCGCGCCGCGCCGCGCGATTCCGATCGTGCCCGCGGGCGGCACGGCCGCACTGGCGTTGGCCGACAGCGGCGTCGCGCGGGTACTGGCCTACAACGCCGGCCGCATCGGCAGCTACATGGTCGCGGGGGCCCTGGCGGCCGGTCTCGCCAACGGTGCCGCCAGCCTGGCCCGCGTCGCCGCGTGGCAGGGCATCGCCTACCTGCTGGCCAACGCGATGCTGGTCGCCCTCGGCCTGTACCTGATGGATGCATGGCGCGGCCTGGCGCACGTCGAGCAGGCCGGCAGGATCCTGTGGCGCCGCGTGCAGCCGTTGATGAAGCCCCTGCTGCCGATGGATACGCTGCCCAAGGCCTTCGCTCTGGGCGGCCTGTGGGGCTGGGTACCGTGCGGGATGGTCTACAGCGTGCTGTTGACGGCACTGCTGTCCGGCTCCGCGGCCGGCGGCGCCGCCGTCATGCTGGCGTTCGGCCTGGGCACGCTGCCGATGCTGCTGGCGCTGGGCCTGGCCGGTGCGCGCCTGCGCGCCACGCTGCAGCAGCGCCGCGTGCGCATCGCCTGCGGCCTGCTGGTGCTGGCATTCGGCCTGCTGGGCATCGCCCGTTACGCGGGCGGCCTGCCGCACGGCTGGCTGGACGCCCTGTGCGTGGGCACCCCATGA
- the hemN gene encoding oxygen-independent coproporphyrinogen III oxidase has protein sequence MNTVIAPAALVPSVQVDANVIQKLRISGPRYTSYPTADRFTPGFGYGSFLEAQAGLKMRGGRRPLSLYVHVPFCENICYYCACNKIVTKDRSKAATYLDYLKREIDMQGTLFDGINRVEQLHFGGGTPTYFSDRQMEDLMAHLRRKFVFAPDSEGEYSIEIDPRTVDAARVQSLRKQGFNRLSLGVQDFDPDVQKAVNRIQPGEDTIAIMHAARDAGFRSISIDLIYGLPKQTMATMEQTLSKVIVANPDRIALYNYAHMPHLFKPQRRIAESELPAPQVKLEMLALCISRLTAAGYVYIGMDHFAKPEDDLAVAQRQGRLHRNFQGYSTHAEMDLVAVGVSAISAVNATYSQNEKTLDDYYARLDEGKLPVARGYKLDSDDLLRRIIIQRLMCNFELSTRSIEQAWPIRFGEYFARELEQLQEFVADGLVTIEDGWISVTLKGRLTIRNLCMLFDRHLQQARAQAADSAQPQPLRYSKTI, from the coding sequence ATGAACACCGTCATCGCCCCCGCTGCCCTGGTTCCCTCCGTGCAGGTCGACGCCAACGTCATCCAGAAACTGAGGATATCCGGGCCCCGCTACACGTCCTACCCGACGGCGGACCGCTTCACGCCCGGCTTCGGCTACGGCAGCTTCCTGGAGGCCCAGGCGGGACTCAAGATGCGCGGCGGCCGGCGGCCGTTGTCGCTGTACGTGCACGTGCCGTTTTGCGAGAACATCTGCTACTACTGCGCGTGCAACAAGATCGTCACGAAGGACCGCAGCAAGGCGGCCACCTACCTGGACTACCTGAAGCGGGAAATCGACATGCAGGGCACGCTGTTCGACGGCATCAACCGCGTCGAGCAGCTGCACTTCGGCGGCGGTACGCCGACCTACTTCAGCGACCGCCAGATGGAAGACCTGATGGCGCACCTGCGCCGCAAGTTCGTCTTCGCACCCGACAGCGAAGGCGAATACTCGATCGAGATCGACCCGCGCACGGTCGACGCCGCGCGGGTGCAGTCGCTGCGCAAGCAAGGTTTCAATCGTCTGAGCCTGGGCGTGCAGGACTTCGATCCGGACGTGCAGAAGGCTGTCAACCGCATCCAGCCGGGCGAGGACACCATCGCCATCATGCACGCGGCGCGCGACGCGGGCTTCCGCTCCATCAGCATCGACCTGATCTACGGCCTGCCGAAGCAGACGATGGCTACGATGGAGCAGACGCTGTCGAAAGTCATCGTCGCCAATCCGGACCGTATCGCGCTGTACAACTACGCGCACATGCCGCACCTGTTCAAGCCGCAGCGGCGCATCGCGGAAAGCGAGCTGCCCGCGCCCCAGGTGAAACTGGAGATGCTGGCGCTGTGCATCAGCCGCCTGACGGCCGCCGGCTACGTGTACATCGGCATGGACCATTTCGCCAAGCCGGAGGACGACCTGGCCGTGGCGCAGCGCCAGGGCCGGCTCCATCGCAACTTCCAGGGCTATTCGACGCACGCGGAGATGGACCTCGTCGCCGTGGGGGTCTCGGCCATCAGCGCCGTCAACGCCACCTACAGCCAGAACGAGAAGACGCTGGACGACTACTATGCCCGCCTGGACGAAGGCAAGCTGCCCGTCGCGCGCGGCTACAAGCTCGACAGCGACGACCTGCTGCGCCGGATCATCATCCAGCGCCTGATGTGCAACTTCGAGCTGTCCACCCGATCCATCGAGCAGGCCTGGCCGATCCGCTTCGGCGAGTATTTCGCGCGCGAGCTGGAACAGCTGCAGGAGTTCGTCGCCGACGGCCTGGTGACCATCGAGGACGGCTGGATTTCCGTCACCTTGAAAGGCCGGCTGACCATCCGCAATCTCTGCATGCTGTTCGACCGCCACCTGCAGCAGGCACGCGCGCAGGCGGCCGATTCCGCGCAGCCGCAACCGCTGCGTTATTCGAAAACCATCTGA
- a CDS encoding methyl-accepting chemotaxis protein produces the protein MRKNLPVTNQEVDLDPDQAIVSKTDLEGNIVYVNPYFVQVSGFTEEELIGAPQNIVRHPDMPPQAFADLWASIRAGTPWTGLVKNRCKNGDFYWVKANITPIKEAGRTVGYMSVRTRPERSQVNAAIAAYRALAEGRRDLEIRNGQIIRRGLPHLLGRLSHVSLAMRIWLSTSVVNTLLLGVCIASLFAEGTTGAIRYGIFGATFAGLLINVFLWYTLRVGMLQPLARAIDGARRIAAGDLSGTFETDSTDEAGQLLRALQQMNNNLIATIRDVRVNVETMAVATRQIAAGNADLSGRTESQAASLEETASSVDEFSSTVKANADNSLQANTLALAASSVAEQGGAIVAEVITTMDEINNSSKQVVDIIALIEGIAFQTNILALNAAVEAARAGEQGRGFAVVAGEVRNLAQRSSLAAKDIKQLIEVSVSKVGTGMERAHRAGATMEQVVTSVKQVTSIMQEISIASREQSAGVDQVNKAIAHMDQVTQQNAALVEEAAAAASSLAEEANGLTQAVSLFNFGKPTQRALARRPAAGNLKRLAA, from the coding sequence ATGCGCAAGAATTTGCCCGTCACCAACCAGGAAGTGGACCTCGACCCGGATCAGGCCATCGTCTCGAAGACCGACCTGGAAGGCAACATCGTTTATGTGAACCCGTATTTCGTCCAGGTCAGCGGCTTCACCGAGGAAGAGCTGATCGGCGCACCGCAGAACATCGTGCGCCATCCGGACATGCCGCCGCAGGCGTTTGCCGACCTGTGGGCATCGATCCGCGCCGGCACGCCCTGGACGGGCCTCGTCAAGAACCGCTGCAAGAACGGCGACTTCTATTGGGTGAAAGCCAACATCACGCCGATCAAGGAAGCGGGCCGTACCGTCGGCTATATGTCCGTGCGAACCCGCCCGGAACGCAGCCAGGTCAACGCGGCCATCGCCGCCTACCGCGCGCTGGCCGAGGGCCGCAGGGACCTCGAGATCCGCAACGGCCAGATCATCCGCCGCGGCCTGCCGCACCTCCTGGGCCGGCTGTCGCACGTGTCGCTGGCGATGCGCATCTGGCTGTCGACCAGCGTCGTCAACACGCTGCTGCTGGGCGTGTGCATCGCCAGCCTGTTCGCCGAAGGCACCACGGGCGCAATCCGCTACGGCATCTTCGGCGCCACCTTCGCTGGCCTCTTGATCAACGTCTTCCTGTGGTACACGCTGCGGGTCGGCATGCTGCAGCCGCTGGCACGTGCCATCGACGGCGCACGCCGCATCGCGGCCGGCGACCTGTCCGGCACCTTCGAGACGGACAGCACGGACGAAGCGGGCCAGCTGCTGCGCGCCCTGCAGCAGATGAACAACAACCTGATCGCAACGATCCGCGACGTGCGCGTCAACGTCGAGACGATGGCCGTCGCCACGCGCCAGATCGCCGCCGGCAATGCCGACCTGTCGGGCCGGACGGAATCGCAGGCCGCCAGCCTGGAAGAGACGGCCTCGTCGGTGGACGAGTTTTCCTCGACCGTCAAGGCCAACGCCGACAACTCGCTGCAGGCGAACACGCTGGCGCTGGCGGCGTCAAGCGTGGCCGAGCAGGGCGGCGCCATCGTCGCGGAAGTGATCACGACGATGGACGAGATCAACAACTCGTCAAAGCAGGTCGTCGACATCATTGCGCTGATCGAAGGCATCGCCTTCCAGACCAACATCCTGGCGCTGAACGCCGCCGTCGAGGCAGCACGCGCCGGCGAACAGGGCCGCGGCTTCGCCGTCGTGGCAGGTGAAGTGCGCAACCTGGCGCAGCGTTCTTCCCTGGCGGCCAAGGACATCAAGCAGCTGATCGAAGTGTCCGTGTCGAAGGTCGGCACCGGCATGGAGCGGGCCCATCGCGCCGGCGCGACGATGGAGCAGGTCGTCACGTCCGTCAAGCAGGTCACCAGCATCATGCAGGAGATTTCGATCGCCTCGCGCGAACAGAGTGCCGGCGTAGACCAGGTCAACAAGGCCATCGCCCATATGGACCAGGTGACGCAGCAGAACGCGGCGCTGGTCGAGGAAGCGGCGGCAGCCGCCAGCAGCCTGGCCGAGGAAGCCAATGGCCTGACGCAAGCGGTAAGCCTGTTCAACTTCGGCAAGCCCACCCAGCGCGCCCTGGCGCGCCGCCCCGCGGCCGGGAACCTGAAACGGCTGGCCGCCTGA
- the yiaA gene encoding inner membrane protein YiaA — translation MTTVQRPTAAFVGAAWLAMLIGAVAYLAGLYNATMALNEKGYYLTVLLYGLFGAISLQKSVRDRLEGTPVTSMYFGLCWIATLSALVLLAVGLFNATLAPSEKGFYAMAYTLSLFAAVAVQKNVRDVAAGGSDKPLGETV, via the coding sequence ATGACGACCGTACAACGACCCACCGCCGCGTTTGTCGGCGCCGCCTGGCTGGCTATGCTGATCGGCGCTGTTGCCTATCTAGCCGGGCTGTACAACGCCACAATGGCGTTGAACGAAAAGGGTTATTACCTGACCGTGCTGCTGTATGGCCTGTTCGGCGCGATCTCGCTGCAGAAGTCCGTGCGCGACCGATTGGAAGGCACGCCGGTGACGTCGATGTACTTCGGCCTGTGCTGGATCGCCACGCTGTCGGCACTGGTGCTGCTGGCCGTCGGCCTCTTTAACGCGACGCTGGCGCCCAGCGAGAAAGGGTTCTATGCAATGGCCTACACGCTGAGCCTGTTTGCCGCGGTGGCCGTACAGAAGAACGTGCGCGACGTCGCCGCCGGCGGCAGCGACAAGCCGCTCGGCGAAACGGTCTGA